A part of Neovison vison isolate M4711 chromosome 6, ASM_NN_V1, whole genome shotgun sequence genomic DNA contains:
- the LOC122910341 gene encoding LOW QUALITY PROTEIN: deleted in azoospermia-like (The sequence of the model RefSeq protein was modified relative to this genomic sequence to represent the inferred CDS: substituted 1 base at 1 genomic stop codon): MSAANPETPNSTIPREASTQSSSATTSQGYVLPEGKIMPNTVFVGGIDVRMDETEIRSFFARYGSVKEVKIITDXTGVSKGYGFVSFYNDVDVQKIVESQVNFHGKKLKLGPAIRKQNLCAYHVQPRPLVFNPPPPPQFQSVWSNPNTETYMQPPTMMNPITQYVQAYPPYPSSPVQVITGYQLPVYNYQMPPQWPAGEQRSYVIPPAYTAVNYHCNEVDPGAEVLQSECSVHEATPSSGNGPQKKSVDRSIQTVVSCLFNPENRLRNSLVTQDDYFKDKRVHHFRRSRALLKSV, translated from the coding sequence ATGTCTGCTGCAAATCCTGAGACTCCAAACTCAACCATCCCCAGAGAGGCCAGCACTCAGTCCTCATCAGCTACAACCAGCCAAGGCTATGTTTTACCAGAAGGCAAAATCATGCCCAACACCGTTTTTGTTGGTGGAATTGATGTTAGGATGGATGAAACCGAAATTAGAAGTTTCTTTGCTAGATATGGTTCAGTAAAAGAAGTGAAGATAATCACGGATTAAACTGGTGTGTCCAAAGGCTAtggatttgtttcattttataatgatgTGGATGTGCAGAAGATAGTAGAATCACAGGTAAATTTCCATGGTAAAAAGCTGAAACTGGGACCTGCAATCAGGAAACAAAATTTATGTGCTTATCATGTGCAGCCTCGTCCTTTGGTTTTtaatcctcctcctccaccacagTTTCAGAGTGTATGGAGTAATCCAAACACTGAAACTTATATGCAGCCTCCAACCATGATGAATCCTATTACTCAGTATGTTCAGGCCTATCCTCCTTATCCAAGTTCACCTGTTCAGGTCATCACTGGATATCAGCTGCCTGTATATAATTATCAGATGCCACCACAGTGGCCTGCTGGAGAACAAAGGAGTTATGTTATACCCCCGGCTTATACTGCTGTTAACTACCACTGTAATGAAGTTGATCCAGGAGCTGAAGTTTTGCAAAGTGAATGTTCAGTTCATGAAGCTACTCCATCCTCAGGAAATGGCCCACAAAAGAAATCTGTGGACAGAAGCATACAGACTGTGGTATCTTGTCTATTTAacccagagaacagactgagaAACTCTCTTGTTACTCAGGACGACTACTTCAAGGATAAAAGAGTACATCATTTTAGAAGAAGTCGAGCATTGCTTAAATCTGTTTGA